The Vibrio diazotrophicus DNA window ACCGATAGCGTTTTTTTCCCTGCTGTTAGCTTATCCGCAGCTTTTGGGGAATAAACAGAAACTTCATTTCAAAGGTGTCTTGCTGGCGATAGTTATGCTCGTAAGTTTGCTTCCCTTAGCCTCTTTAACCGGAGGCTTAAAAGTAGAACCTAGCCTTCCTGACTGGTGGTGGCTTTTTGCACTCAACAACTTGATGATTACCTGTGTCGCGGAAGAAGCGTTATTTCGTGGGTTGATTCAACAGTCTCTTTCTCGTCGCTACGCTTGGTGGATCGGTCTGGTTACCGCAAGCGTGTTGTTTGGGTTGGCTCATATTGGTGGTGGGATGTTACTTGCGCTGTTCGCGACTTTTGCAGGTTTAGGATATGGACTAATATTCCATTTCACCGGACGACTTTGGTGCTCAGTACTTGCCCACTTTGCATTTAACTTTGCTCATCTTGTTTTCTTTACTTATCCTGCATTGGCACATTGAGTGGTAGTTGTGGTAACAATGCACTCAATGAGTTCAGGCAGAATTCTAAGTAACTGGTTTATTCGGCACTTATCATTTGTTTCGATACGTTGTATCGTACGCAGTCTTAACAGGATTAACGTCTTAGTTTCCGTAGCCAAACGCATTCAAACAAGAGAATTCAATATATGTCACAACGTAACATCAAATTTATTGCAACCGATATGGACGGAACACTTCTCAACGGCCGCGGACAGCTTGACCCTGAATTTTTTACGCTTCACCCAAAGCTCGTCGAGAAAGACATCATATTTGCCGCGGCTTCAGGCCGACAGTACTACAGCTTGCTGGATACCTTTTCAGATGTGAAAGACCAGATCATGTTTATTGCTGAAAACGGCACCTTGGTGATGCATAAAGGCCAAGAGCTTTACAGTCTGCCTTTAGACTCAGCAGTCATTAATGATTTGATTGCAGCAGCTCGTTCGATCGACGGCGCACACATTGTTCTTTGTGGTAAACGTTCCGCCTACATAGAAACGGAAGATCAACGTGCTCGAGAGGAAGTGCAGAAATACTACCACCGTTGTGAAATCGTTGAAGATTTAACGACTATCGAAGACGATTTCTTGAAAGTTGCAATTTGTCACTTTGAAGGTTCAGAAAAGCATGTTTTCCCTGTGATTAACCCTGCTTTCGGTGATACTCAAAAAGTCGTGGTCAGTGCAAAAATCTGGCTAGATGTAATGAACCCTGCCGCCTCCAAGGGCGACGCTATTGCCTATCTGCAAAATCAACTTGGCTTTACTTCCCAAGAAACGATGAGCTTCGGTGACTACTTTAATGATGTGGAAATGCTACAAGCCAGCTACCACTCTTATGCGGTAGAAAACGCCCATGAAGAGGTTAAATCTTTTGCTCGCTTCAGCGCACCGAGCAACGACGACAGTGGCGTACTAGTGGTGCTAAAAGAATTATTAAAAGAACTCGACTAACGATCACTAGCAAGTAAAGGACAAGAAGAGAGCCATACAGTCTTAAAGCTCATTTTCGTCTCGTGCTAAACGGGCTTGTGCAATAGTACAGCCCGTTTTGTCCATCAATTCTGCCAGAGTAATATTTTCATTTTTCGAAATCAGAGCGGCTAACCGTTCAGGAAGAGAAGCTTGCTCATAAGGTTTCAGAGCCTCACTGATTTTTTCAACTATGAATGGCGTATCTGTAACTATGCCAGCGACTTTAAGCTGTTGGTTGTAGTCAGATAGTTGCTCGAAAAAACCTGATATCTGCCAGTTCCTTGAGCGTCGGATCCTTTTAAGCTCACATTTGTGCTCAGTTGCAATTGCTTTTAACTCTTTCGTTTTTTCGCCGCCGATACGTCGAACTAAAGAAGGAAAAAAGACCGTTATTTTTTCGCGCTCAGTACTCAAGGTTTTCAAAACCGCAACCAACACCTTTAAAACACATTGAGCCAATTATCACGTCACTCATCTCCAAACACAACTTTGTTTGCACTCTCCAATTACTAGCACTTTGCTTGTGTATATTGATCTAACAAAGTCGCCGTGGTCACAAATTAAACTGCAATAGATGAAATATTGTTCTATTTATGGAACAAGTCCGTATTCCACAACACGAATAGCAACAAGTCGATAATATGGACATATGTTTGATAAACGGATATATGTTTGTGACACCTAGAGAGCAGCAGATACTCGCCATATTGCGCGAGAACCCAATGATTCAACAACAGGAACTGGCGGATCAACTGATGATCAGTCGCAGTGCGATTGCCGGTCACATCATGAACTTAACCAATAAAGGACTAATTAAAGGCAAAGGTTATATTCTTGCCTCGCAAAAAACTGCGATTGTTATTGGCGGTGCCAATATGGATCTTTGTGGCAAGGCTTCTGTACCTTTGCTCAATGGTGATTCGAATCCGGGCACACTTCATTACAGCCCTG harbors:
- a CDS encoding CPBP family intramembrane glutamic endopeptidase — its product is MLLTPAIWIWLPLIAAIFSGFTRHKLITFVLLAVALVCALIFGRVEPLAMAISTVLLLVAHCIPTLVTHKHNKLLINLCWTVVILTCGLLFLHRLPGFNNLLVLDHVYAGPQSLPFTMYLNLDKPIAFFSLLLAYPQLLGNKQKLHFKGVLLAIVMLVSLLPLASLTGGLKVEPSLPDWWWLFALNNLMITCVAEEALFRGLIQQSLSRRYAWWIGLVTASVLFGLAHIGGGMLLALFATFAGLGYGLIFHFTGRLWCSVLAHFAFNFAHLVFFTYPALAH
- a CDS encoding Cof-type HAD-IIB family hydrolase is translated as MSQRNIKFIATDMDGTLLNGRGQLDPEFFTLHPKLVEKDIIFAAASGRQYYSLLDTFSDVKDQIMFIAENGTLVMHKGQELYSLPLDSAVINDLIAAARSIDGAHIVLCGKRSAYIETEDQRAREEVQKYYHRCEIVEDLTTIEDDFLKVAICHFEGSEKHVFPVINPAFGDTQKVVVSAKIWLDVMNPAASKGDAIAYLQNQLGFTSQETMSFGDYFNDVEMLQASYHSYAVENAHEEVKSFARFSAPSNDDSGVLVVLKELLKELD
- a CDS encoding ribosome recycling factor family protein, which encodes MAQCVLKVLVAVLKTLSTEREKITVFFPSLVRRIGGEKTKELKAIATEHKCELKRIRRSRNWQISGFFEQLSDYNQQLKVAGIVTDTPFIVEKISEALKPYEQASLPERLAALISKNENITLAELMDKTGCTIAQARLARDENEL